A window of the Acidimicrobiales bacterium genome harbors these coding sequences:
- a CDS encoding metal-sensitive transcriptional regulator, with translation MAGYSFTKDDYSARLRKIEGQVRGLQRLIDEDAYCIDVITQIGSVTKALQSVGIGLIDEHIRHCVQEALVESEEAGRVKIDEATAAIARLMRS, from the coding sequence ATGGCTGGATACTCCTTTACCAAAGACGATTACTCGGCACGACTCAGGAAGATCGAGGGTCAAGTTCGGGGCCTGCAACGCTTGATCGACGAGGATGCGTACTGCATCGACGTGATCACTCAGATCGGGTCGGTGACCAAGGCACTGCAGAGCGTCGGGATTGGTCTCATCGACGAACACATCCGGCACTGCGTGCAGGAGGCGCTGGTCGAAAGTGAGGAGGCCGGACGTGTCAAAATCGACGAAGCCACCGCGGCTATCGCACGATTGATGCGATCCTGA
- a CDS encoding rhodanese-like domain-containing protein: MSGAESFGGYEPIGRHSRLPYFVVALAALVALVASACSTGSSAADEVEDPIRLLAPADFASYMDENPTVDVINVHIPYEGHIEGTDEFVDFTQILEFGGLPANLDDPVVVYCRSGSMSGQAAAELVAAGYTNVIDLDGGMNGWTASGRDLLTDDPAAS, from the coding sequence GTGTCTGGTGCAGAATCATTTGGCGGGTATGAACCGATCGGACGGCACTCCCGGCTGCCGTACTTCGTCGTTGCGCTCGCGGCACTGGTAGCGCTGGTCGCGAGTGCCTGCTCGACCGGTAGCTCTGCCGCCGATGAGGTCGAGGACCCGATTCGGCTTCTCGCACCCGCAGACTTCGCCAGCTATATGGACGAGAATCCGACCGTTGATGTCATCAATGTGCACATTCCCTACGAGGGGCACATCGAAGGGACCGACGAGTTCGTGGACTTCACGCAGATTCTCGAATTCGGCGGCCTTCCAGCCAATCTTGACGACCCTGTCGTGGTGTATTGCCGGTCGGGGAGCATGTCAGGCCAGGCCGCAGCCGAGCTCGTTGCCGCTGGCTACACGAACGTCATCGATCTCGATGGTGGCATGAACGGCTGGACGGCATCCGGTCGGGACCTTCTGACCGACGACCCCGCAGCGAGCTGA
- a CDS encoding copper-translocating P-type ATPase — translation MDTADPDHMTHQEHGGSGEHGGHEEHGGHEGHAEIFRRLFWANLALAVPVLVFSAQIQEWLNFDLSFPGSSWIAPLLGTVIYVYGGRPFLTGGYDEAKQRQPGMMLLIALAITVAFGASVLSLTDILDLEFWWELASLIVIMLLGHWQEMKAIGQARGALAALAELLPDKAERIDGDGSFATVSIGDLVVGDRLLIRSGSRVPADGRIIEGSVEVDESMLTGESNPVAKSEGDHVIAGSVATDNTIRVEVTAIGDDTALGGIQRLVGQAQESKSRAQAIADRAAALLFYVAIASAAITAVVWLLLGEPDQALIRTVTVLIIACPHALGLAIPLVVSLSTAMAARNGILVKDRLALERMRKIDTVLFDKTGTLTAGEHAVTDVSAADGDTNRLVAVAAAVEADSEHPLARAIVRHAGSLSVEVPQASDFRSMTGRGVSAAVDGKTIAIGGPSMLRTMNLSRPNGLVAQICQWEARGAAVLHVIEDERIIGSIALEDDIRPESKVAVDKLHERGIEVVMITGDSRAVADHVAERLGIDEVFAEVLPEDKDRTVSKLQERGRKVAMVGDGVNDAPALARADVGLAIGAGTDVAIESAGVVLASSDPRNVLGVIELSKASYRKMLQNLGWAAGYNIFAIPLAAGVLAPIGFVLPPAVGALLMSFSTIVVAANAQLLRRLDLRPASLGSR, via the coding sequence ATGGACACGGCCGACCCCGACCACATGACGCACCAGGAACATGGCGGCAGCGGGGAGCATGGCGGGCACGAGGAACATGGCGGGCATGAGGGGCATGCCGAGATTTTTCGACGGTTGTTCTGGGCCAATCTTGCGCTCGCTGTGCCCGTGTTGGTGTTCTCGGCTCAGATCCAGGAGTGGTTGAACTTCGACCTGTCGTTCCCCGGGTCGAGCTGGATCGCTCCGCTGCTCGGCACCGTCATCTACGTCTATGGCGGTCGACCATTCTTGACCGGCGGTTACGACGAAGCCAAGCAGCGCCAGCCGGGCATGATGCTGCTGATCGCCTTGGCGATCACCGTTGCCTTCGGCGCATCGGTCCTGTCGCTGACCGACATCCTCGATCTCGAATTCTGGTGGGAGCTTGCGAGCCTCATCGTGATCATGCTCCTTGGCCACTGGCAGGAGATGAAGGCGATCGGCCAGGCCAGGGGAGCCCTCGCTGCATTGGCCGAACTGCTCCCCGACAAAGCTGAACGTATCGACGGTGACGGGAGTTTCGCGACGGTTTCGATCGGCGATCTTGTGGTTGGTGACAGGCTGCTGATTCGGTCGGGAAGCCGAGTGCCCGCCGATGGCCGGATCATCGAGGGCAGCGTCGAGGTCGACGAGTCGATGCTCACCGGAGAATCCAATCCGGTGGCGAAGTCCGAAGGCGATCACGTGATCGCTGGCTCGGTCGCAACCGACAACACCATCCGAGTCGAGGTCACAGCCATCGGCGACGACACTGCGCTTGGTGGGATTCAGCGGCTCGTTGGTCAAGCTCAGGAATCGAAGTCGCGGGCTCAGGCGATCGCTGACCGTGCAGCGGCGCTGCTGTTCTACGTCGCCATCGCTTCGGCGGCGATCACCGCAGTCGTCTGGCTGCTCCTGGGAGAACCTGACCAGGCGCTGATCCGGACCGTGACCGTGCTGATCATCGCCTGCCCTCATGCGCTGGGGCTCGCCATCCCTCTTGTCGTTTCCCTGTCGACGGCGATGGCTGCCCGAAACGGCATCCTCGTGAAGGACCGTCTTGCTCTGGAGCGGATGCGCAAGATCGACACGGTGCTGTTCGACAAGACCGGAACCCTCACCGCTGGGGAGCACGCAGTGACCGACGTTTCTGCGGCCGATGGAGACACCAACCGTTTGGTGGCGGTGGCCGCAGCAGTCGAAGCCGACAGTGAGCATCCTCTTGCACGCGCCATCGTGAGGCATGCCGGCAGTCTGTCTGTCGAGGTGCCGCAGGCAAGCGATTTCCGATCGATGACTGGTCGTGGCGTCAGCGCCGCCGTCGATGGCAAGACGATCGCAATCGGCGGTCCGTCGATGCTGCGGACGATGAACCTGAGCCGGCCGAACGGGCTCGTCGCTCAAATCTGTCAGTGGGAAGCACGTGGCGCCGCGGTTCTTCACGTCATCGAGGATGAGCGGATCATCGGATCGATCGCCCTCGAAGACGACATCCGTCCGGAGTCGAAGGTGGCCGTCGACAAACTCCATGAGCGCGGCATCGAGGTCGTCATGATCACAGGTGACTCTCGGGCGGTCGCCGACCACGTTGCCGAGCGGCTTGGGATCGATGAAGTGTTCGCCGAGGTGCTCCCCGAAGACAAAGACCGAACCGTTTCGAAGTTGCAAGAGCGCGGGCGCAAGGTCGCGATGGTCGGCGACGGGGTGAACGACGCTCCTGCTCTTGCTCGCGCCGATGTCGGGCTCGCCATCGGGGCGGGCACCGACGTGGCGATCGAATCTGCTGGCGTCGTTCTCGCTTCGTCGGATCCTCGAAACGTGCTCGGTGTCATTGAGCTCTCGAAGGCCAGCTATCGAAAGATGCTGCAGAATCTCGGCTGGGCAGCCGGCTACAACATCTTCGCGATTCCCTTGGCGGCAGGCGTTCTGGCGCCGATCGGGTTCGTTCTCCCGCCGGCAGTCGGTGCTCTGCTGATGAGCTTCTCCACCATCGTGGTCGCTGCCAACGCCCAACTCCTTCGACGACTCGACCTTCGACCTGCATCACTCGGTTCTCGGTAG
- the lgt gene encoding prolipoprotein diacylglyceryl transferase, with product MTSLTFASLPSPSSNGFQLGPLTFRYYGLMIALGIVAAVEIGRRRWVAQGGAADDVAEIAKWAVPAGLVGARVYHVVTDWTRYQGRWIDALKIWEGGLGIPGGLVAGVGVGVLVARSRGWSVPGLLTAVIPGVPVAQAIGRLGNWFNQEIYGRPSDLPWAVQIDNPSAEFEGFTTFHPTFLYEGLLNLVIAATLIVLDRRKLLKPGAMLPLWIALYGAARFVVEGMRTDEATLIAGIRVNHWVSGAAVLLGGLWLVVAQRRAVPPTVDLDESDQRVVVGAANGEAATVGESSSVSHG from the coding sequence ATGACGTCGCTGACCTTCGCCTCCCTCCCATCTCCCTCGAGCAATGGTTTCCAGCTCGGCCCACTCACGTTTCGGTACTACGGGTTGATGATCGCGCTCGGGATCGTCGCAGCAGTCGAGATTGGACGACGGCGATGGGTGGCGCAGGGTGGCGCGGCCGACGATGTCGCAGAGATCGCGAAATGGGCGGTGCCTGCAGGGCTCGTCGGTGCGCGTGTCTACCATGTTGTGACCGACTGGACCCGTTACCAGGGGCGTTGGATTGATGCGCTCAAGATCTGGGAGGGCGGGCTGGGAATTCCCGGTGGTCTGGTGGCTGGAGTCGGAGTTGGCGTGCTGGTGGCCAGATCGCGAGGCTGGTCGGTCCCTGGCTTGCTCACCGCGGTGATTCCTGGGGTTCCCGTCGCACAGGCGATCGGGCGTCTTGGCAACTGGTTCAATCAAGAGATCTACGGGCGGCCCTCGGATCTGCCCTGGGCCGTCCAGATCGACAATCCGAGTGCGGAGTTCGAAGGGTTCACGACCTTCCACCCCACCTTTCTGTACGAGGGGCTTCTGAACTTGGTGATCGCAGCGACGCTGATCGTCCTGGACCGCCGGAAGTTGCTGAAACCTGGCGCGATGTTGCCGTTGTGGATCGCTCTCTACGGGGCTGCGCGCTTCGTTGTCGAAGGAATGCGCACCGACGAAGCGACCCTGATCGCTGGGATTCGCGTCAACCACTGGGTGAGCGGAGCCGCAGTACTCCTTGGAGGACTCTGGTTGGTCGTTGCCCAGCGTCGCGCCGTGCCGCCAACTGTCGACCTCGATGAGAGCGATCAGCGCGTGGTCGTAGGAGCTGCCAATGGCGAAGCTGCGACCGTCGGGGAAAGCTCGAGTGTGAGCCACGGTTAA
- a CDS encoding DUF305 domain-containing protein produces the protein MADTHHTDLATDSATRSDGGSSSGGGVHMSYVRFGAMIATSTTVMFGLMYLNTFAWGHVRWSETRFYMALLMGAAMAVIMLGFMLSMYRNTKLNIGIGVGAVVVLAGSLWLVRSQETVQDESWMSAMIPHHSIAILTSERAEIEDLRVCNLAVGIIEAQRREIDEMDWLIDDISDNGPADTVEEANARPIPEFTGTSDRTCAVDFGSE, from the coding sequence ATGGCCGACACACATCACACCGACCTCGCGACCGATTCCGCCACCAGGAGCGATGGTGGCTCGTCGTCCGGAGGCGGTGTTCACATGTCGTACGTTCGCTTCGGCGCAATGATCGCCACTTCGACCACGGTCATGTTCGGCCTCATGTACCTCAACACATTTGCCTGGGGCCACGTTCGGTGGAGTGAGACCCGCTTCTACATGGCGTTGCTCATGGGTGCTGCGATGGCCGTCATCATGCTCGGGTTCATGCTCAGCATGTACCGCAACACCAAGCTCAACATCGGGATCGGTGTTGGCGCTGTCGTCGTCCTTGCCGGTTCGCTGTGGTTGGTTCGCAGCCAGGAGACCGTGCAGGACGAGTCCTGGATGAGTGCCATGATCCCTCACCATTCGATCGCCATCTTGACCAGCGAGCGAGCAGAAATCGAGGACTTGCGGGTCTGCAACCTCGCCGTTGGGATCATCGAAGCCCAGCGACGTGAGATCGACGAAATGGACTGGCTCATCGACGACATCTCCGACAACGGACCTGCTGACACCGTCGAGGAAGCCAACGCACGACCAATCCCCGAATTCACCGGAACAAGCGACCGCACATGTGCCGTCGACTTCGGCAGCGAGTAG
- the rfbF gene encoding glucose-1-phosphate cytidylyltransferase, with translation MKTVILAGGVGSRLAEETASRPKPMVEIGDRPIMWHIMKHFAHYGHQDFVLALGYMGHSIKRYFSEYSHLESDLTVDLGRGEVTRHEPSLEEAWRIAMIDTGLDTQTGGRLKRLASHIDGTFMVTYGDGVSNVDLDALLAFHRQSGRLATLTAVRPPARFGRIEFDGDVVTAFNEKPQMGEGWINGGFFVLEPKVLDYIDGDDIDFSREPLQRLAAEGQLSAYRHGDFWQCMDTLRDKIFLESLWDAGNAPWIRCDPTQHVDRTGEYVMEQCA, from the coding sequence ATGAAGACTGTGATCCTGGCGGGTGGCGTTGGAAGTCGCCTCGCGGAAGAGACCGCATCGAGGCCGAAGCCGATGGTGGAGATTGGTGATCGGCCGATCATGTGGCACATCATGAAGCACTTCGCTCACTACGGGCATCAGGACTTCGTGCTTGCGCTCGGCTACATGGGTCACTCCATCAAGCGCTACTTCTCGGAGTACTCCCACTTGGAATCCGATCTCACCGTCGACTTGGGTCGTGGTGAGGTGACGCGTCACGAGCCGTCGCTCGAAGAGGCCTGGCGGATTGCGATGATCGATACCGGTCTCGACACCCAAACCGGTGGACGTCTCAAACGGCTTGCTTCTCACATCGACGGCACGTTCATGGTCACCTACGGCGACGGGGTGAGCAATGTGGATCTGGATGCCTTGCTCGCCTTCCATCGGCAGAGTGGCCGTCTGGCAACGCTCACCGCTGTTCGGCCACCTGCTCGGTTCGGCCGGATCGAATTCGATGGCGACGTCGTCACTGCATTCAACGAGAAGCCCCAGATGGGGGAGGGGTGGATCAACGGTGGCTTCTTCGTCTTGGAGCCCAAGGTCCTCGATTACATCGATGGCGATGACATCGACTTCTCCCGTGAGCCGCTCCAGCGCCTCGCGGCGGAGGGCCAACTGTCGGCCTACCGGCATGGCGACTTCTGGCAGTGCATGGACACGCTCCGCGACAAGATCTTCCTCGAATCGCTCTGGGATGCCGGCAACGCACCGTGGATCCGATGTGATCCGACCCAACACGTGGATCGCACCGGCGAATACGTCATGGAGCAGTGCGCATGA
- a CDS encoding alpha/beta fold hydrolase — MVLLHGLVSTGDIFGSTFDTLAETHQLVVPDLLGFGRSMDSTRDAFSLADHLDALDDLADQHGLFDHRWTIGAHSMGSSLALHWATRHAERVDRIVCWGAPIHQSPVQARRQIGGSSMARLFALDDGLAEQACAISCRHRAAAGWMSSLAEPRLPVAVARAASLHTWPAYRDAMRELVIETPWRELILELDERGVEISLVWGTEDHVGDRRAAREILTSCRNATITTVPGVDHHLPLSHPAVCVGHLVEKRSM; from the coding sequence ATGGTGCTCCTCCATGGGCTGGTGTCGACCGGTGACATTTTCGGCTCAACGTTCGACACGCTGGCCGAAACCCATCAGCTCGTCGTCCCCGACCTGTTGGGATTCGGGCGATCGATGGACTCCACTCGTGACGCCTTCTCGCTGGCCGATCACCTCGACGCGCTCGACGACCTTGCCGATCAGCACGGGCTGTTCGACCACCGGTGGACGATTGGCGCCCACTCGATGGGATCGTCGTTGGCGCTGCACTGGGCCACACGACATGCCGAGCGGGTCGATCGGATCGTTTGCTGGGGTGCCCCGATTCACCAGTCACCGGTCCAAGCCCGACGACAGATCGGGGGCAGTTCGATGGCACGCCTTTTTGCCCTCGATGACGGGCTCGCCGAACAGGCGTGCGCCATCAGCTGTCGTCACCGCGCCGCCGCAGGTTGGATGAGTTCACTCGCCGAGCCGCGCCTGCCCGTCGCAGTGGCGAGAGCAGCCAGCCTTCACACCTGGCCGGCGTATCGAGATGCCATGCGTGAACTCGTCATCGAGACCCCATGGCGCGAGCTGATCCTCGAGCTCGATGAGCGCGGCGTCGAGATCAGCCTTGTGTGGGGCACCGAAGACCACGTCGGTGATCGTCGCGCAGCTCGGGAGATTCTCACGTCGTGCCGCAACGCCACGATCACCACGGTGCCGGGCGTCGACCATCATCTACCGCTCTCACATCCAGCGGTCTGTGTCGGCCACCTCGTCGAGAAGAGGTCGATGTGA
- a CDS encoding CopD family protein, whose product MVILTVVLTALPASAHTGFESSDPADGATVDGSLDRISITFTGDSEETGDGFQVLDASGVVRLPTAVTTDDTRTFVLTFDPPLAAGATAVRWMVRAGDAHPVDGSFSFTIAGGAPAIDGAGDAAMAGGLVDGQTPATAVGEPGAAMVGMEAGSSTPMDMSEFMTSTQGSTEGAQKAAAVARILGLGGTMIGLGALVFAATVLRGARRDIRYVLFWVRRSGVIVVAAALAELVAQVALENGGSWAALFSPSALWSVVYGSTGIAIGLRVTGGVVLTSGAQLFTVVADEVLDPVVALRELVGVGAHAAPEQGIRDSRGMGEMAPPSSHEHFVRHGDEAWDASSDSAGAFIGAALLIVSYLFDGHTVSKGDRLLTGLIDVVHVAAGAVWAGGVIMLVAVLWRRHLRGDDMRALQLAVRFSVVASVALVAVAVAGTALAVIVLDSPSELWSTPWGRLLMAKLVVVGVAAAGGGYNHQVVIPEMNEVGDSDALASHFRTVVSIEAAALLLVIVITAFLVGAAS is encoded by the coding sequence GTGGTCATCCTGACGGTTGTTCTCACGGCGCTACCGGCTTCGGCGCATACGGGATTCGAGTCGTCGGATCCTGCCGATGGCGCCACCGTCGATGGTTCGCTCGATCGAATCTCGATCACCTTCACCGGCGACTCAGAGGAGACAGGAGACGGCTTTCAAGTCCTCGACGCCAGCGGCGTCGTTCGACTCCCGACGGCGGTGACCACCGACGATACGAGGACCTTCGTGTTGACGTTCGATCCACCGCTCGCAGCGGGCGCGACCGCAGTGCGCTGGATGGTCAGGGCTGGCGACGCTCACCCCGTCGATGGAAGCTTCAGCTTTACGATTGCCGGAGGAGCGCCCGCAATCGATGGGGCCGGTGACGCTGCGATGGCCGGCGGTTTGGTCGACGGACAAACCCCTGCAACGGCAGTGGGCGAGCCTGGAGCTGCGATGGTGGGCATGGAAGCTGGCAGTTCCACGCCGATGGACATGTCGGAGTTCATGACCTCGACGCAGGGCTCGACCGAAGGTGCTCAGAAGGCGGCAGCTGTCGCCCGGATCCTCGGGCTGGGCGGGACAATGATCGGGCTCGGCGCCCTCGTGTTTGCAGCCACCGTTCTGCGTGGGGCAAGGCGAGACATTCGTTATGTCCTGTTCTGGGTTCGCCGTAGCGGAGTGATCGTCGTTGCGGCAGCTCTCGCCGAGTTGGTCGCCCAAGTCGCGCTCGAGAACGGTGGCAGCTGGGCAGCGCTCTTCTCGCCATCAGCATTGTGGTCGGTGGTGTACGGATCCACCGGCATCGCCATCGGCCTCCGGGTGACCGGCGGCGTCGTGCTGACCTCGGGCGCCCAACTGTTCACCGTCGTTGCCGACGAGGTGCTCGATCCCGTCGTTGCGCTGCGCGAGTTGGTCGGTGTCGGTGCTCATGCCGCACCAGAGCAGGGAATCCGGGATTCGAGAGGGATGGGCGAGATGGCGCCACCATCGTCTCATGAACACTTTGTCCGCCACGGCGACGAGGCCTGGGATGCCTCGTCGGACTCGGCCGGTGCCTTCATTGGAGCAGCCCTGCTGATCGTGTCGTACCTCTTCGACGGGCACACCGTGTCAAAGGGAGATCGACTGCTTACCGGTCTGATCGACGTGGTCCACGTTGCGGCCGGAGCGGTGTGGGCCGGCGGCGTCATCATGTTGGTCGCAGTGCTCTGGCGACGTCACCTGCGAGGTGACGACATGCGTGCTCTGCAACTGGCCGTTCGATTCTCGGTCGTTGCGAGCGTCGCACTGGTCGCCGTCGCCGTCGCTGGAACCGCACTCGCGGTCATCGTGCTCGACAGTCCATCGGAGCTCTGGTCGACGCCGTGGGGTCGACTTCTGATGGCCAAGCTGGTCGTCGTCGGTGTCGCTGCGGCGGGGGGCGGATACAACCACCAGGTCGTCATCCCAGAGATGAACGAGGTGGGCGACAGCGACGCCCTTGCGAGCCATTTTCGGACCGTCGTTTCGATTGAGGCGGCGGCCCTGCTGCTCGTGATCGTCATTACGGCCTTCCTCGTGGGTGCCGCCTCCTGA
- a CDS encoding class I SAM-dependent methyltransferase codes for MSATANPIAPPTTSGGSDRSTASSSLSAFTCRFCSRSLRHKVVDLGSAPLSQSFLSPDQLDSMEPFYPLNVWVCDSCYLVQLNEYVSANEIFEEYAYYSSFSDAWLRHAADYVAMITDRLQLDSSSSVVELASNDGYLLKNFVDAGIPCLGIEPAANVAVAAVELGVPTDVSFFGSAKAAELREGGLSADLVLGNNVLAQIPDLNDFVSGITTILAPQGTITIEFPHVLQLIEQNQFDTIYHEHFCYFSLKSAEAIFAAHGLTIFDVEELWTHGGSLRIYARHTTGDDRPVTGAVHQLRAREQAAGLDDLTTYTRFEKQVRETKRQLLEVLIEAKREGKRIAAYGAPAKGNTLLNYCGIREDFIDFAVDRNPYKIGRFLPGTRIPVHHPQRLDDEQPDLVLILPWNLTDEIVEQLSHIRAWGGQFIVPIPAAQVI; via the coding sequence ATGAGCGCAACCGCCAACCCCATCGCTCCACCCACGACCTCGGGTGGGTCCGACCGATCGACGGCGTCGAGTTCGCTGTCGGCGTTCACCTGCCGTTTTTGCAGCAGATCGCTGCGCCACAAGGTCGTTGACCTTGGTTCGGCTCCGCTCTCCCAGAGCTTCCTGTCGCCAGATCAACTCGACTCGATGGAGCCGTTCTATCCGCTCAACGTCTGGGTCTGCGACAGCTGCTATCTCGTGCAACTCAACGAGTATGTGAGCGCCAACGAGATCTTCGAGGAATACGCGTACTATTCGTCGTTCTCCGACGCCTGGCTGCGTCATGCTGCCGACTACGTCGCCATGATCACCGATCGGCTTCAGCTCGATTCGTCATCATCGGTGGTCGAGCTGGCGAGCAATGATGGTTACTTGCTCAAGAACTTCGTCGATGCCGGCATCCCGTGCCTCGGTATCGAACCGGCTGCGAACGTGGCCGTTGCAGCGGTCGAGCTCGGGGTTCCGACCGACGTGTCGTTCTTCGGCTCGGCCAAGGCAGCGGAGCTGCGCGAGGGCGGGCTGAGCGCCGACCTGGTTCTCGGCAACAACGTGCTGGCTCAAATTCCCGATCTCAACGACTTCGTTTCGGGGATCACCACGATCCTGGCGCCGCAGGGCACCATCACGATCGAATTCCCCCACGTGCTTCAGCTCATCGAGCAGAACCAGTTCGACACGATCTATCACGAACACTTCTGCTACTTCTCGCTCAAATCAGCGGAAGCGATCTTCGCCGCTCACGGCCTCACGATCTTCGACGTCGAAGAGCTGTGGACCCACGGGGGATCACTGCGCATCTACGCCCGTCACACCACCGGCGACGACCGGCCAGTAACTGGCGCTGTCCACCAACTGCGTGCGAGGGAGCAAGCAGCGGGTCTCGATGACCTCACCACGTACACGAGGTTCGAGAAACAGGTACGCGAAACCAAGCGCCAACTCCTCGAGGTCCTCATCGAGGCCAAACGCGAAGGAAAACGAATTGCTGCCTACGGGGCTCCCGCGAAAGGCAACACACTCCTCAACTACTGCGGCATCCGTGAGGACTTCATCGACTTCGCAGTGGACCGCAACCCGTACAAGATCGGCAGGTTCCTTCCGGGAACCAGGATCCCAGTCCACCATCCGCAGCGACTCGATGACGAGCAACCCGATCTCGTGCTGATCCTGCCGTGGAACCTGACTGACGAAATCGTCGAGCAGCTGTCTCATATTCGGGCCTGGGGCGGGCAATTCATCGTCCCCATCCCAGCAGCACAGGTGATCTGA